Proteins from a single region of Ziziphus jujuba cultivar Dongzao chromosome 1, ASM3175591v1:
- the LOC125421893 gene encoding urea-proton symporter DUR3 isoform X1: MASQCPPFEFSGKYYHVSGDGSGNCVRQNSFFEGKAVLNQGVGYSVILGFGAFFAVFTSFLVWLEKRYVGSRHTSEWFNTAGRNVKTGLIASVIVSQWTWAATILQSSNVAWEYGVSGPFWYASGATIQVLLFGIMAIELKRKAPHAHTVCEIVKARWGTTAHIVFLAFCFLTNIIVTAMLLLGGSAVVNALTGVNIYAASFLIPLGVIVYTLAGGLKATFLASYIHSVIVHVVLVIFVYLVYTASSELGSPSTVYNRLLEVAGKSRICQEPISHHGQSCGPVSGNHKGSYLTMLSSGGLVFGIINIVGNFGTVFVDNGYWVSAIAARPSSTHKGYLLGGLVWFAVPFSLATSLGLGALALDLPITESEASHGLVPPATAIALMGKGGSILLLTMLFMAVTSAGSSELLAVSSLCTYDIYRTYINPDASGNKILMVSRGVIFAFGSFMGLLAVILNKAGVSLGWMYLAMGVLIGSAVLPIAFMLLWRKANAIGAILGTTIGCVLGIITWLSVTSIEYGRVNLDTTGRNAPMLAGNVVSILTGGAIHAVCSFLWPQNYDWETTRQITVVEKEKSDIPPEEFKENKLMRAKAWIVKWGVGFTIVIVILWPVFTLPAGEFSSGYFTFWAVIAVAWGTIGSAVIIALPLIESWETIKSVLLGMFTSDRLMEKVEEMNFKLHCIMSTIPEAEKIYLLEREKAKKKEVFEQEVVSIPA; encoded by the exons ATGGCGTCACAGTGTCCTCCATTTGAGTTCTCAGGCAAGTATTACCATGTTTCTGGAGATGGCAGTGGAAACTGTGTGAGGCAGAACAGCTTCTTTGAAGGCAAAGCGGTGCTTAATCAAGGAGTTGGATACTCTGTGATTCTTGGGTTTGGTGCTTTCTTTGCTGTTTTCACATCTTTCCTG GTATGGCTGGAAAAGCGATATGTTGGTTCACGCCATACTTCTGAATGGTTCAACACTGCAGGCAGAAATGTCAAAACAGGACTCATTGCTAGTGTTATTGTATCCCAG TGGACTTGGGCAGCAACAATCTTGCAAAGTTCAAATGTTGCTTGGGAGTATGGAGTTAGTGGACCTTTCTGGTATGCAAGTGGGGCTACTATTCAG GTACTTTTGTTTGGTATAATGGCTATTGAGCTCAAAAGAAAGGCCCCTCATGCTCACACAGTTTGCGAGATTGTTAAAGCCCG ttgGGGTACCACAGCTCACATTGTGTTTCTCGCTTTCTGCTTTTTGACAAATATTATTGTAACTGCCATGCTGCTCCTTGGTGGTTCTGCTGTGGTAAATGCACTTACTGGAGTAAACATTTACGCCGCTAGCTTCCTGATACCCCTTGGAGTTATTGTTTACACATTGGCTGGAGGACTAAAAGCCACCTTCTTAGCAAGCTATATACATTCAGTTATAG TTCATGTGGTTTTGGTCATATTCGTCTACCTTGTATATACGGCAAGCAGTGAGCTTGGTAGCCCCAGCACTGTATACAACCGTCTGTTGGAGGTAGCAGGTAAATCAAGAATATGTCAGGAGCCAATTTCACATCATGGTCAATCTTGTGGTCCTGTTAGTGGCAATCACAAAGGATCATACCTAACAATGTTGAGTTCGGGTGGGCTAGTCTTTGGGATTATCAACATTGTTGGCAACTTTGGCACTGTTTTTGTTGATAAT GGATATTGGGTAAGCGCCATAGCTGCACGTCCTTCATCAACTCATAAAGGCTACTTATTAGGTGGGCTGGTCTGGTTTGCAGTGCCATTTTCTCTGGCAACATCATTGGGTCTGGGAGCACTTGCCCTTGATCTACCAATAACGGAAAGTGAGGCAAGCCATGGTTTGGTTCCTCCTGCCACTGCTATAGCTTTGATGGGGAAAGGAGGTTCTATTCTTCTACTTACTATGCTTTTCAT GGCAGTGACATCAGCTGGTTCCTCTGAGCTATTAGCAGTCTCCTCATTATGCACTTATGATATCTATCGTACATACATAAATCCAGATGCAAGTGGAAACAAAATACTCATGGTTTCAAGGGGTGTCATCTTTGCTTTTGGATCCTTCATGGGTCTGCTGGCAGTAATACTAAACAAGGCTGGAGTTTCATTGGGATGGATGTATCTAGCAATGGGAGTTCTTATTGGTTCGGCTGTTCTTCCTATTGCTTTTATGCTTCTATGGAGAAAAGCAAATGCAATTGGTGCAATTCTTGGAACAACTATTGGTTGTGTTCTTGGAATCATCACTTGGCTGTCAGTTACAAGCATTGAGTATGGCCGAGTTAATCTCGACACAACAGGTAGAAATGCACCAATGCTTGCTGGAAACGTTGTCTCTATTCTCACTGGCGGAGCTATCCATGCTGTGTGTAGCTTTTTGTGGCCTCAAAACTATGACTGGGAAACCACCAGGCAGATCACAGTGGTCGAAAAGGAAAAGAGTGATATTCCACCGGAAGAGTTTAAGGAGAACAAATTGATGAGAGCAAAAGCTTGGATAGTGAAATGGGGTGTTGGGTTTACAATCGTGATTGTTATATTGTGGCCTGTTTTCACTCTTCCAGCAG GGGAGTTCAGTAGTGGGTACTTCACATTTTGGGCAGTCATTGCAGTAGCATGGGGTACCATTGGTTCTGCTGTAATCATTGCTTTGCCATTAATAGAAAGCTGGGAAACCATCAAAAGCGTACTTCTGGGCATGTTTACGAGTGACAGACTTATGGAAAAGGTTGAAGAGATGAACTTTAAGCTACATTGTATCATGTCAACCATACCAGAAGCAGAGAAAATTTACCTACTTGAAAGAGAGAAAGCTAAGAAGAAAGAAGTATTCGAACAAGAAGTTGTATCCATTCCAGCCTGA
- the LOC125421893 gene encoding urea-proton symporter DUR3 isoform X2 translates to MLVHAILLNGSTLQAEMSKQDSLLVLLYPSGLGQQQSCKVQMLLGSMELVDLSGMQVGLLFRYVRAKFSSLEYAGGATIQVLLFGIMAIELKRKAPHAHTVCEIVKARWGTTAHIVFLAFCFLTNIIVTAMLLLGGSAVVNALTGVNIYAASFLIPLGVIVYTLAGGLKATFLASYIHSVIVHVVLVIFVYLVYTASSELGSPSTVYNRLLEVAGKSRICQEPISHHGQSCGPVSGNHKGSYLTMLSSGGLVFGIINIVGNFGTVFVDNGYWVSAIAARPSSTHKGYLLGGLVWFAVPFSLATSLGLGALALDLPITESEASHGLVPPATAIALMGKGGSILLLTMLFMAVTSAGSSELLAVSSLCTYDIYRTYINPDASGNKILMVSRGVIFAFGSFMGLLAVILNKAGVSLGWMYLAMGVLIGSAVLPIAFMLLWRKANAIGAILGTTIGCVLGIITWLSVTSIEYGRVNLDTTGRNAPMLAGNVVSILTGGAIHAVCSFLWPQNYDWETTRQITVVEKEKSDIPPEEFKENKLMRAKAWIVKWGVGFTIVIVILWPVFTLPAGEFSSGYFTFWAVIAVAWGTIGSAVIIALPLIESWETIKSVLLGMFTSDRLMEKVEEMNFKLHCIMSTIPEAEKIYLLEREKAKKKEVFEQEVVSIPA, encoded by the exons ATGTTGGTTCACGCCATACTTCTGAATGGTTCAACACTGCAGGCAGAAATGTCAAAACAGGACTCATTGCTAGTGTTATTGTATCCCAG TGGACTTGGGCAGCAACAATCTTGCAAAGTTCAAATGTTGCTTGGGAGTATGGAGTTAGTGGACCTTTCTGGTATGCAAGTGGGGCTACTATTCAGGTATGTCAGAGCTAAGTTTTCCTCTTTGGAATATGCAGGTGGGGCTACTATTCAG GTACTTTTGTTTGGTATAATGGCTATTGAGCTCAAAAGAAAGGCCCCTCATGCTCACACAGTTTGCGAGATTGTTAAAGCCCG ttgGGGTACCACAGCTCACATTGTGTTTCTCGCTTTCTGCTTTTTGACAAATATTATTGTAACTGCCATGCTGCTCCTTGGTGGTTCTGCTGTGGTAAATGCACTTACTGGAGTAAACATTTACGCCGCTAGCTTCCTGATACCCCTTGGAGTTATTGTTTACACATTGGCTGGAGGACTAAAAGCCACCTTCTTAGCAAGCTATATACATTCAGTTATAG TTCATGTGGTTTTGGTCATATTCGTCTACCTTGTATATACGGCAAGCAGTGAGCTTGGTAGCCCCAGCACTGTATACAACCGTCTGTTGGAGGTAGCAGGTAAATCAAGAATATGTCAGGAGCCAATTTCACATCATGGTCAATCTTGTGGTCCTGTTAGTGGCAATCACAAAGGATCATACCTAACAATGTTGAGTTCGGGTGGGCTAGTCTTTGGGATTATCAACATTGTTGGCAACTTTGGCACTGTTTTTGTTGATAAT GGATATTGGGTAAGCGCCATAGCTGCACGTCCTTCATCAACTCATAAAGGCTACTTATTAGGTGGGCTGGTCTGGTTTGCAGTGCCATTTTCTCTGGCAACATCATTGGGTCTGGGAGCACTTGCCCTTGATCTACCAATAACGGAAAGTGAGGCAAGCCATGGTTTGGTTCCTCCTGCCACTGCTATAGCTTTGATGGGGAAAGGAGGTTCTATTCTTCTACTTACTATGCTTTTCAT GGCAGTGACATCAGCTGGTTCCTCTGAGCTATTAGCAGTCTCCTCATTATGCACTTATGATATCTATCGTACATACATAAATCCAGATGCAAGTGGAAACAAAATACTCATGGTTTCAAGGGGTGTCATCTTTGCTTTTGGATCCTTCATGGGTCTGCTGGCAGTAATACTAAACAAGGCTGGAGTTTCATTGGGATGGATGTATCTAGCAATGGGAGTTCTTATTGGTTCGGCTGTTCTTCCTATTGCTTTTATGCTTCTATGGAGAAAAGCAAATGCAATTGGTGCAATTCTTGGAACAACTATTGGTTGTGTTCTTGGAATCATCACTTGGCTGTCAGTTACAAGCATTGAGTATGGCCGAGTTAATCTCGACACAACAGGTAGAAATGCACCAATGCTTGCTGGAAACGTTGTCTCTATTCTCACTGGCGGAGCTATCCATGCTGTGTGTAGCTTTTTGTGGCCTCAAAACTATGACTGGGAAACCACCAGGCAGATCACAGTGGTCGAAAAGGAAAAGAGTGATATTCCACCGGAAGAGTTTAAGGAGAACAAATTGATGAGAGCAAAAGCTTGGATAGTGAAATGGGGTGTTGGGTTTACAATCGTGATTGTTATATTGTGGCCTGTTTTCACTCTTCCAGCAG GGGAGTTCAGTAGTGGGTACTTCACATTTTGGGCAGTCATTGCAGTAGCATGGGGTACCATTGGTTCTGCTGTAATCATTGCTTTGCCATTAATAGAAAGCTGGGAAACCATCAAAAGCGTACTTCTGGGCATGTTTACGAGTGACAGACTTATGGAAAAGGTTGAAGAGATGAACTTTAAGCTACATTGTATCATGTCAACCATACCAGAAGCAGAGAAAATTTACCTACTTGAAAGAGAGAAAGCTAAGAAGAAAGAAGTATTCGAACAAGAAGTTGTATCCATTCCAGCCTGA
- the LOC125419012 gene encoding urea-proton symporter DUR3 isoform X1, producing the protein MASQCPPFEFSGKYYHVSGDGSGNCVRQNSFFEGKAVLNQGVGYSVILGFGAFFAAFTSFLVWLEKRYVGSRHTSEWFNTAGRNVKTGLIASVIVSQWTCAATILQSSNVAWEYGVSGPFWYASGATIQVLLFGIMAIELKRKAPHAHTVCEIVKARWGTTAHIVFLAFCFLTNIIVTAMLLLGGSAVVNALTGVNIYAASFLIPLGVIVYTLAGGLKATFLASYIHSVIVHVVLVIFVYLVYTASSELGSPSTVYNRLLEVAGKSRICQEPISHHGQSCGPVSGNHKGSYLTMLSSGGLVFGIISIVGNFGIVFVDNGYWVSAIAARPSSTHKGYLLGGLVWFAVPFSLATSLGLGALALDLPITESEASHGLVPSATAIALMGKGGSILLLTMLFMAVTSAGSSELIAVSSLCTYDIYRTYINPDARGNKILMVSRGVIFAFGSFMGLLAVILNKAGVSLGWMYLAMGVLIGSAVLPIAFMLLWRKANAIGAILGTTIGCVLGIITWLSVTSIEYGRVNLDTTGRNAPMLAGNVVSILTGGAIHAVCSFLWPQNYDWETTRQITVVEKEKSDIPPEEFKENKLMRAKAWIVKWSVGFTIVIVILWPVFTLPAGEFSSGYFTFWAVIAVAWGTICSALIIALPLIESWETIKSVLLGMFTNDKLMEKVEEMNFKLHSIMSAIPEAEKFYLLEREKAKKKEVFEQEVVSIPA; encoded by the exons ATGGCGTCACAGTGTCCTCCATTTGAGTTCTCAGGCAAGTATTACCATGTTTCTGGAGATGGCAGTGGAAACTGTGTGAGGCAGAACAGCTTCTTTGAAGGCAAAGCGGTGCTTAATCAAGGAGTTGGATACTCTGTGATTCTTGGGTTTGGTGCTTTCTTTGCTGCTTTCACATCTTTCCTG GTATGGCTGGAGAAGCGATATGTTGGTTCACGCCATACTTCTGAATGGTTCAACACTGCAGGCAGAAATGTCAAAACAGGACTCATTGCTAGTGTTATTGTATCCCAG TGGACTTGCGCAGCAACAATCTTGCAAAGTTCAAATGTTGCTTGGGAGTATGGAGTTAGTGGACCTTTCTGGTATGCAAGTGGGGCTACTATTCAG GTACTTTTGTTTGGTATAATGGCTATTGAGCTCAAAAGAAAGGCCCCTCATGCTCACACAGTTTGCGAGATTGTTAAAGCCCG ttgGGGTACCACAGCTCACATTGTGTTTCTCGCTTTCTGCTTTTTGACAAATATTATTGTAACTGCCATGCTGCTCCTTGGTGGTTCTGCTGTGGTAAATGCACTTACTGGAGTAAACATTTACGCCGCTAGCTTCCTGATACCCCTTGGAGTTATTGTTTACACATTGGCTGGAGGACTAAAAGCCACCTTCTTAGCAAGCTATATACATTCAGTTATAG TTCATGTGGTTTTGGTCATATTCGTCTACCTTGTATATACGGCAAGCAGTGAGCTTGGTAGCCCCAGCACTGTATACAACCGTCTGTTGGAGGTAGCAGGTAAATCAAGAATATGTCAGGAGCCAATTTCACATCATGGTCAATCTTGTGGTCCTGTTAGTGGCAATCACAAAGGATCATACCTAACAATGTTGAGTTCTGGTGGGCTTGTCTTTGGGATTATCAGCATTGTTGGCAACTTTGGCATTGTTTTTGTTGATAAT GGATATTGGGTAAGCGCCATAGCTGCACGTCCTTCATCAACTCATAAAGGCTACTTATTAGGTGGGCTGGTCTGGTTTGCAGTGCCATTTTCTCTGGCAACATCATTGGGTCTGGGAGCACTTGCCCTTGATTTACCAATAACGGAAAGTGAGGCAAGCCATGGTCTGGTTCCTTCTGCCACTGCTATAGCTTTGATGGGGAAAGGAGGTTCTATTCTTCTACTTACTATGCTTTTCAT GGCAGTGACATCAGCTGGTTCCTCTGAGCTAATAGCAGTCTCCTCATTATGCACTTATGATATCTATCGTACATACATAAATCCAGATGCACGTGGAAACAAAATACTCATGGTTTCAAGGGGTGTCATCTTTGCTTTTGGATCCTTCATGGGTCTGCTGGCAGTAATACTAAACAAGGCTGGAGTTTCATTGGGGTGGATGTATCTAGCAATGGGAGTTCTTATTGGTTCGGCTGTTCTTCCTATTGCTTTTATGCTTCTATGGAGAAAAGCAAATGCAATTGGTGCAATTCTTGGAACAACTATTGGTTGTGTTCTTGGAATCATCACTTGGCTGTCAGTTACAAGCATTGAGTATGGCCGAGTTAATCTCGACACAACAGGTAGAAATGCACCAATGCTTGCTGGAAACGTTGTCTCTATTCTCACTGGCGGAGCTATCCATGCTGTGTGTAGCTTTTTGTGGCCTCAAAACTATGACTGGGAAACCACCAGGCAGATCACAGTGGTCGAAAAGGAAAAGAGTGATATTCCACCGGAAGAGTTTAAGGAGAACAAATTGATGAGAGCAAAAGCTTGGATAGTGAAATGGAGTGTTGGGTTTACAATCGTGATTGTTATATTGTGGCCTGTTTTCACTCTTCCAGCAG GGGAGTTCAGTAGTGGGTACTTCACATTTTGGGCAGTCATTGCAGTAGCATGGGGTACCATTTGTTCTGCTCTAATCATTGCTTTACCATTAATAGAAAGCTGGGAAACCATCAAAAGCGTACTTCTGGGCATGTTTACGAATGATAAACTTATGGAAAAGGTTGAAGAGATGAACTTTAAGCTACATAGTATCATGTCAGCCATACCAGAAGCAGAGAAATTTTACCTACTTGAAAGAGAGAAAGCTAAGAAGAAAGAAGTATTCGAACAAGAAGTTGTATCCATTCCAGCCTGA
- the LOC125419012 gene encoding urea-proton symporter DUR3 isoform X2 — MLVHAILLNGSTLQAEMSKQDSLLVLLYPSGLAQQQSCKVQMLLGSMELVDLSGMQVGLLFRYVKAKFSSLEYASGATIQVLLFGIMAIELKRKAPHAHTVCEIVKARWGTTAHIVFLAFCFLTNIIVTAMLLLGGSAVVNALTGVNIYAASFLIPLGVIVYTLAGGLKATFLASYIHSVIVHVVLVIFVYLVYTASSELGSPSTVYNRLLEVAGKSRICQEPISHHGQSCGPVSGNHKGSYLTMLSSGGLVFGIISIVGNFGIVFVDNGYWVSAIAARPSSTHKGYLLGGLVWFAVPFSLATSLGLGALALDLPITESEASHGLVPSATAIALMGKGGSILLLTMLFMAVTSAGSSELIAVSSLCTYDIYRTYINPDARGNKILMVSRGVIFAFGSFMGLLAVILNKAGVSLGWMYLAMGVLIGSAVLPIAFMLLWRKANAIGAILGTTIGCVLGIITWLSVTSIEYGRVNLDTTGRNAPMLAGNVVSILTGGAIHAVCSFLWPQNYDWETTRQITVVEKEKSDIPPEEFKENKLMRAKAWIVKWSVGFTIVIVILWPVFTLPAGEFSSGYFTFWAVIAVAWGTICSALIIALPLIESWETIKSVLLGMFTNDKLMEKVEEMNFKLHSIMSAIPEAEKFYLLEREKAKKKEVFEQEVVSIPA, encoded by the exons ATGTTGGTTCACGCCATACTTCTGAATGGTTCAACACTGCAGGCAGAAATGTCAAAACAGGACTCATTGCTAGTGTTATTGTATCCCAG TGGACTTGCGCAGCAACAATCTTGCAAAGTTCAAATGTTGCTTGGGAGTATGGAGTTAGTGGACCTTTCTGGTATGCAAGTGGGGCTACTATTCAGGTATGTCAAAGCTAAGTTTTCCTCTTTGGAATATGCAAGTGGGGCTACTATTCAG GTACTTTTGTTTGGTATAATGGCTATTGAGCTCAAAAGAAAGGCCCCTCATGCTCACACAGTTTGCGAGATTGTTAAAGCCCG ttgGGGTACCACAGCTCACATTGTGTTTCTCGCTTTCTGCTTTTTGACAAATATTATTGTAACTGCCATGCTGCTCCTTGGTGGTTCTGCTGTGGTAAATGCACTTACTGGAGTAAACATTTACGCCGCTAGCTTCCTGATACCCCTTGGAGTTATTGTTTACACATTGGCTGGAGGACTAAAAGCCACCTTCTTAGCAAGCTATATACATTCAGTTATAG TTCATGTGGTTTTGGTCATATTCGTCTACCTTGTATATACGGCAAGCAGTGAGCTTGGTAGCCCCAGCACTGTATACAACCGTCTGTTGGAGGTAGCAGGTAAATCAAGAATATGTCAGGAGCCAATTTCACATCATGGTCAATCTTGTGGTCCTGTTAGTGGCAATCACAAAGGATCATACCTAACAATGTTGAGTTCTGGTGGGCTTGTCTTTGGGATTATCAGCATTGTTGGCAACTTTGGCATTGTTTTTGTTGATAAT GGATATTGGGTAAGCGCCATAGCTGCACGTCCTTCATCAACTCATAAAGGCTACTTATTAGGTGGGCTGGTCTGGTTTGCAGTGCCATTTTCTCTGGCAACATCATTGGGTCTGGGAGCACTTGCCCTTGATTTACCAATAACGGAAAGTGAGGCAAGCCATGGTCTGGTTCCTTCTGCCACTGCTATAGCTTTGATGGGGAAAGGAGGTTCTATTCTTCTACTTACTATGCTTTTCAT GGCAGTGACATCAGCTGGTTCCTCTGAGCTAATAGCAGTCTCCTCATTATGCACTTATGATATCTATCGTACATACATAAATCCAGATGCACGTGGAAACAAAATACTCATGGTTTCAAGGGGTGTCATCTTTGCTTTTGGATCCTTCATGGGTCTGCTGGCAGTAATACTAAACAAGGCTGGAGTTTCATTGGGGTGGATGTATCTAGCAATGGGAGTTCTTATTGGTTCGGCTGTTCTTCCTATTGCTTTTATGCTTCTATGGAGAAAAGCAAATGCAATTGGTGCAATTCTTGGAACAACTATTGGTTGTGTTCTTGGAATCATCACTTGGCTGTCAGTTACAAGCATTGAGTATGGCCGAGTTAATCTCGACACAACAGGTAGAAATGCACCAATGCTTGCTGGAAACGTTGTCTCTATTCTCACTGGCGGAGCTATCCATGCTGTGTGTAGCTTTTTGTGGCCTCAAAACTATGACTGGGAAACCACCAGGCAGATCACAGTGGTCGAAAAGGAAAAGAGTGATATTCCACCGGAAGAGTTTAAGGAGAACAAATTGATGAGAGCAAAAGCTTGGATAGTGAAATGGAGTGTTGGGTTTACAATCGTGATTGTTATATTGTGGCCTGTTTTCACTCTTCCAGCAG GGGAGTTCAGTAGTGGGTACTTCACATTTTGGGCAGTCATTGCAGTAGCATGGGGTACCATTTGTTCTGCTCTAATCATTGCTTTACCATTAATAGAAAGCTGGGAAACCATCAAAAGCGTACTTCTGGGCATGTTTACGAATGATAAACTTATGGAAAAGGTTGAAGAGATGAACTTTAAGCTACATAGTATCATGTCAGCCATACCAGAAGCAGAGAAATTTTACCTACTTGAAAGAGAGAAAGCTAAGAAGAAAGAAGTATTCGAACAAGAAGTTGTATCCATTCCAGCCTGA